One genomic window of Longimicrobium sp. includes the following:
- a CDS encoding DNA polymerase IV: protein MTATERPRRILLADCDSYFVRCAMLADPEGAGKAELLLVGGRPDGRGVVTSASYAARKFGAHAGMPMSQAVRLCPRAMVVPVPGEMVQRKHREVRAVLDEFSPVVEAASVDEFYLDLTGTEELYHHEPLEDTARRIQQAVLERTGISLSIGAATQRTLAKMAAGVNKPFGIHVVPPGGEAEFIARFDLADIPGVGPAFAESLRRRGATRVRDLVPLDEATLVAWLGESRGRWLHRLARGLGGEGGVTPRAPQKSISHERTFPQDIRTEEEIEAKLLYLVGETGASLRADGLKARTVTVKMRYGDFTDRTASRTVNEPLESDRAIYAVARELLRQMRAQRRGGIRLLGVGVSRLGADGEAEPMLFEPPQGLETDRDRRLSAATDRLRGRFGRDAVLPARVAPPRKE from the coding sequence ATGACCGCGACCGAGCGCCCCCGCCGCATCCTGCTGGCCGACTGCGACTCGTACTTCGTGCGCTGCGCCATGCTGGCCGACCCCGAGGGTGCGGGGAAGGCCGAGCTGCTGCTGGTGGGCGGGCGCCCGGACGGCCGCGGCGTGGTGACCTCGGCCAGCTACGCGGCGCGCAAGTTCGGCGCGCACGCGGGAATGCCGATGTCGCAGGCCGTCCGCCTCTGCCCGCGGGCGATGGTGGTGCCCGTTCCCGGCGAGATGGTGCAGCGCAAGCACCGGGAGGTGCGCGCGGTGCTCGACGAGTTCAGCCCCGTGGTCGAGGCCGCCAGCGTGGACGAGTTCTACCTGGACCTCACCGGCACCGAGGAGCTGTACCACCACGAGCCGCTGGAGGATACGGCGCGCCGCATCCAGCAGGCGGTGCTGGAGCGCACGGGGATCTCGCTTTCCATCGGCGCGGCCACGCAGCGCACGCTGGCCAAGATGGCGGCGGGGGTGAACAAGCCGTTCGGCATCCACGTGGTGCCGCCCGGCGGCGAGGCCGAGTTCATCGCCCGCTTCGACCTGGCCGACATCCCCGGCGTGGGCCCCGCCTTCGCCGAGTCGCTGCGGCGGCGCGGCGCCACCCGCGTGCGCGACCTGGTGCCGCTGGACGAGGCGACGCTGGTGGCCTGGCTGGGCGAGTCGCGCGGGCGGTGGCTCCACCGGCTCGCGCGGGGGCTGGGCGGCGAGGGCGGCGTCACCCCGCGCGCACCGCAGAAGTCCATCTCGCACGAGCGCACCTTTCCGCAGGACATCCGCACGGAAGAGGAGATCGAGGCCAAGCTCCTCTACCTGGTCGGCGAGACGGGCGCCTCGCTCCGCGCGGACGGGCTGAAGGCGCGCACGGTGACCGTGAAGATGCGCTACGGCGACTTCACCGACCGCACCGCCAGCCGCACCGTGAACGAGCCGCTGGAGAGCGACCGCGCGATCTACGCGGTGGCGCGCGAGCTCCTGCGGCAGATGCGGGCGCAGCGGCGCGGCGGCATCCGGCTGCTCGGCGTCGGCGTCTCCAGGCTCGGCGCCGACGGCGAGGCCGAGCCCATGCTCTTCGAGCCACCGCAGGGGCTGGAGACCGACCGCGACCGCCGCCTCTCCGCCGCCACCGACCGCCTGCGCGGCCGCTTCGGGCGCGACGCCGTCCTCCCCGCCCGCGTGGCGCCGCCGCGGAAGGAGTAG
- a CDS encoding potassium/proton antiporter, whose product MFAVDALILVAGVLLLAAVASSSFSSRFGVPALVLFVAAGMLAGSEGVGGIDFDNFEWAHAVGTISLAVILFDGGLRTSYASFRRGLAPALGLATVGVALTTVITGAAAAWVLGLPLIEGMLLGAIVGSTDAAAVFAALRGSGLRLRERVNATLEVESGANDPMAVFLTLGLLEVRMGRMEAGWGLVWFFLLQVVVGAAVGIGVGWIGVQLNRRLRLAATGLYPVLATAVALVAFGAAAEMHGSGFLAVYLAGIVAGNERTVQRRGVLVFTDGIAWLSQIVMFVVLGLLSFPSHVLAVAWQGLAIGAVLIAVARPLAVAAVLLPLRFTPREVAFVAWAGLKGAVPIVLALFPLLLGLPSAPLLFNVVFFIVLLSAVTQGWSLPVAARRLGMEEPGDDEPSVALELLGPDGEIAGDVVRYAVTDRSPAAGRTLRDLALPEGAVVAMVLRHGEMIPPAGETEIRAGDHVSVVLRPQVRPAVDRAFADAPVGGGDGDSDSLARKGD is encoded by the coding sequence ATGTTCGCAGTCGACGCGTTGATCCTGGTGGCGGGGGTGCTGCTGCTGGCGGCGGTGGCCAGCAGCAGCTTTTCGTCGCGCTTCGGCGTGCCGGCGCTGGTGCTGTTCGTGGCGGCGGGGATGCTGGCCGGGTCCGAGGGGGTTGGCGGGATCGACTTCGACAACTTCGAGTGGGCGCACGCCGTCGGCACCATCTCGCTGGCCGTCATCCTCTTCGACGGCGGGCTGCGGACCTCGTACGCCTCGTTCCGCCGCGGGCTGGCCCCTGCGCTGGGGCTGGCGACGGTAGGCGTGGCGCTGACGACGGTCATCACCGGCGCGGCGGCGGCGTGGGTGCTGGGGCTGCCCCTGATCGAGGGGATGCTGCTGGGTGCCATCGTGGGCTCCACCGACGCGGCGGCGGTGTTCGCGGCGCTGCGCGGCTCCGGGCTGCGGCTGCGCGAGCGGGTGAACGCCACGCTGGAGGTGGAGAGCGGCGCCAACGACCCCATGGCCGTCTTCCTCACCCTGGGCCTGCTCGAGGTCCGGATGGGGCGGATGGAGGCGGGGTGGGGGCTCGTCTGGTTCTTCCTCCTCCAGGTCGTGGTCGGCGCCGCGGTCGGGATCGGCGTGGGATGGATCGGCGTGCAGCTGAACCGCCGGCTGCGGCTGGCCGCCACGGGGCTGTATCCCGTGCTGGCGACGGCCGTGGCGCTGGTGGCGTTCGGCGCCGCGGCCGAGATGCACGGGAGCGGCTTCCTGGCCGTCTATCTCGCCGGCATCGTGGCGGGGAACGAGCGCACGGTGCAGCGGCGCGGCGTGCTCGTCTTCACCGACGGCATCGCCTGGCTCTCGCAGATCGTGATGTTCGTGGTCCTCGGCCTTCTCTCCTTTCCCAGCCACGTGCTGGCCGTGGCGTGGCAGGGGCTGGCCATCGGCGCGGTGCTGATCGCCGTGGCACGGCCGCTGGCAGTGGCCGCGGTGCTGCTGCCGCTGCGCTTCACCCCGCGCGAGGTGGCGTTCGTGGCGTGGGCGGGATTGAAGGGCGCCGTCCCCATCGTCCTGGCCCTCTTCCCGCTCCTGCTGGGGCTGCCGAGCGCGCCGCTCCTCTTCAACGTGGTCTTCTTCATCGTCCTCCTCTCCGCCGTCACCCAGGGGTGGTCGCTCCCCGTGGCGGCGCGGCGGCTGGGGATGGAGGAGCCGGGGGACGACGAACCCTCCGTCGCCCTGGAGCTGCTGGGGCCGGACGGGGAGATCGCGGGAGATGTCGTGCGCTACGCGGTGACGGACCGCTCCCCCGCGGCCGGGCGCACGCTGCGCGACCTGGCGCTCCCCGAGGGCGCGGTGGTGGCGATGGTGCTGCGCCACGGGGAGATGATCCCGCCGGCGGGCGAGACGGAGATCCGCGCCGGCGACCACGTCTCCGTGGTCCTCCGCCCCCAGGTCCGCCCCGCCGTGGACCGCGCCTTTGCCGACGCACCAGTGGGGGGTGGGGATGGGGATTCGGACAGCCTGGCACGGAAGGGCGATTGA
- a CDS encoding prohibitin family protein, with translation MSTIQMPTGRPRPQMPRIGNPLRAIAGKAPLVVGAVLLLLLTPSMFVYINPGNVGIVIHKLGGGVDRHPLGQGLHFRNPLTTGIEEYPVFMQTLVLARGNAEGSASNDEINVNSIEGQPVSLDVSLSFELDASKTPRLYTTFRTDIEHIQHGYVKQSIRQALQEVVGSEPIADMLGPKKAEVVARAQNLIATRLAQYGFMVKQFTINEIRAPAEVMQAINTKNVMQQQALTAQNELQKNMYNAQGDSIRASGRAKAILTEAQAQAQANQLLSQSITPTLVQYEMTKKWNGQMPQVTGGATPLLQLSPPGNR, from the coding sequence ATGTCGACCATCCAGATGCCCACCGGCAGGCCCCGGCCGCAGATGCCGCGGATCGGCAACCCGCTCCGCGCGATCGCCGGCAAGGCGCCGCTCGTGGTGGGCGCCGTGCTGCTCCTTCTGCTCACGCCGTCGATGTTCGTGTACATCAACCCCGGCAACGTGGGAATCGTGATCCACAAGCTGGGCGGCGGGGTGGACCGGCATCCGCTGGGGCAGGGGCTGCACTTCCGCAACCCGCTGACCACGGGGATCGAGGAGTACCCGGTGTTCATGCAGACGCTGGTGCTCGCCCGCGGGAACGCCGAGGGCTCGGCCAGCAACGACGAGATCAACGTCAACAGCATCGAGGGCCAGCCGGTGTCGCTGGACGTCTCGCTCTCGTTCGAGCTGGACGCCAGCAAGACGCCGCGGCTGTACACCACCTTCCGCACCGACATCGAGCACATCCAGCACGGCTACGTGAAGCAGTCGATCCGGCAGGCGCTGCAGGAGGTGGTGGGGAGCGAGCCCATCGCCGACATGCTGGGGCCCAAGAAGGCCGAGGTGGTGGCGCGCGCGCAGAACCTGATCGCCACGCGCCTGGCGCAGTACGGGTTCATGGTGAAGCAGTTCACCATCAACGAGATCCGCGCGCCGGCCGAGGTGATGCAGGCCATCAACACCAAGAACGTGATGCAGCAGCAGGCGCTGACCGCGCAGAACGAGCTGCAGAAGAACATGTACAACGCGCAGGGCGACAGCATCCGCGCCAGCGGCCGCGCCAAGGCCATCCTCACCGAGGCGCAGGCGCAGGCGCAGGCCAACCAGCTGCTCTCGCAGAGCATCACGCCCACGCTGGTGCAGTACGAGATGACCAAGAAGTGGAACGGCCAGATGCCGCAGGTCACCGGTGGCGCCACGCCGCTGCTGCAGCTGAGCCCGCCGGGCAACCGGTAA
- a CDS encoding amidohydrolase, with product MATATAETELLIRTRRDLHQHPELGFQEHRTAGIVADRLRAAGYDVRTGIAETGVVGTLRGGAGGGPTLLLRADMDALPIQEETTHGFASTVAGQMHACGHDAHTAIGLAVAERLAARRERWGGTVKYVFQPAEEGGQGALRMIEQGVLDGVDRALGLHVWTGLPSGIVGVTPGPFMASAGEFEITIRGRGGHGAMPEQTIDAVMIGAQVVVALQSIVSRNVSPLESAVVTVSSFQAGKAFNVIADTARLLGTVRAFDVEACEELPRRMERIVAGVCQAMGAEYDFRYRQDTPPTVNDARMADVVRAAAEEVVGADRVRFGPEVRTMAAEDFGEFLLRVPGCYFFVGAMSEPKGAVHPHHSPHFDICEECMPVAVSVLEQAALRVLSATV from the coding sequence ATGGCCACCGCGACTGCCGAGACCGAACTGCTGATCCGCACCCGCCGCGACCTGCACCAGCACCCCGAGCTGGGGTTCCAGGAGCATCGCACCGCCGGGATCGTGGCCGACCGGCTGCGCGCCGCCGGGTACGACGTGCGGACCGGGATCGCGGAGACCGGCGTGGTGGGGACGTTGCGCGGCGGCGCGGGCGGCGGGCCCACGCTGCTGCTGCGGGCGGACATGGACGCGCTGCCGATCCAGGAGGAGACGACGCACGGCTTCGCCAGCACCGTCGCGGGGCAGATGCACGCGTGCGGGCACGACGCCCACACCGCCATCGGCCTGGCGGTGGCGGAGCGGCTGGCGGCGCGGCGCGAGCGGTGGGGCGGCACGGTGAAGTACGTCTTCCAGCCGGCCGAAGAGGGCGGCCAGGGCGCGCTGCGGATGATCGAGCAGGGGGTGCTGGACGGCGTGGACCGCGCGCTGGGGCTGCACGTGTGGACCGGGCTGCCCAGCGGCATCGTCGGCGTGACGCCGGGGCCGTTCATGGCCTCGGCGGGGGAGTTCGAGATCACCATCCGCGGGCGCGGCGGGCACGGCGCCATGCCGGAGCAGACCATCGACGCGGTGATGATCGGCGCGCAGGTGGTGGTGGCGCTGCAGAGCATCGTCAGCCGCAACGTGTCGCCGCTGGAGTCGGCGGTGGTGACCGTCAGCTCGTTCCAGGCGGGGAAGGCCTTCAACGTCATCGCCGACACGGCGCGGCTGCTGGGGACGGTGCGCGCGTTCGACGTGGAGGCGTGCGAGGAATTGCCGCGGCGGATGGAGCGCATCGTGGCCGGCGTCTGCCAGGCGATGGGCGCGGAGTACGACTTCCGCTACCGCCAGGACACGCCGCCCACCGTGAACGACGCGCGGATGGCGGACGTCGTCCGCGCCGCCGCGGAGGAGGTCGTCGGCGCCGATCGCGTGCGCTTCGGGCCCGAGGTGCGGACGATGGCGGCCGAGGACTTCGGCGAGTTCCTGCTCCGCGTTCCCGGCTGCTACTTCTTCGTGGGCGCGATGAGCGAGCCGAAGGGTGCGGTCCATCCCCACCATTCGCCGCATTTCGACATCTGCGAGGAGTGCATGCCGGTGGCGGTTTCCGTGCTGGAGCAGGCCGCCTTGAGGGTTCTTTCTGCTACAGTGTGA
- a CDS encoding S1C family serine protease produces MRRASQRSARTATLLATLVLVAAPAAGQPRAQAPAANPTPREIAANAHASLLMIRAIAADGDTVGLGTGFVVSPDGLFITNYHVIEEASRLQVSLLDGGSWQDVSLVSGDPTSDLALMQLPARGLRYLKLGTDNDLEVGDKVYVMGNPLGMSGTFTDGMVSGKRPLEGVAMLQISAPISPGSSGGPVMNERGEVIGVATMMVMGGQNLNMAVPVRYALPMVASRGTPRPFSRSVLVANPHAGLALVGDHPEPALDGGSGAVVHRRQPQREVEDQLAVITPMLQVRGFVAAFPVATGSAARGGGDAHDFTLEKGVSYLITARCDRDCSNVDLGVYDRGDHLLHSDTDDDDYPTISFTPPETGTYHVAVRVAQCSAEPCSYGVAVYRRDIGNRQASASTGK; encoded by the coding sequence ATGAGAAGGGCAAGCCAACGTTCGGCCCGCACCGCCACTCTCCTCGCCACTCTCGTGCTGGTTGCCGCGCCCGCGGCGGGCCAGCCCCGCGCGCAGGCCCCCGCGGCCAACCCCACGCCGCGCGAGATCGCCGCCAACGCCCACGCCAGCCTGCTGATGATCCGCGCGATCGCCGCGGACGGCGACACGGTGGGGCTGGGCACCGGCTTCGTGGTCAGCCCCGACGGGCTGTTCATCACCAACTACCACGTGATCGAGGAGGCCAGCCGGCTGCAGGTGAGCCTGCTGGACGGCGGCAGCTGGCAGGACGTGTCGCTGGTCTCGGGCGACCCCACCAGCGACCTGGCGCTGATGCAGCTTCCCGCGCGCGGCCTGCGCTACCTGAAGCTGGGGACCGACAACGACCTGGAAGTGGGCGACAAGGTGTACGTGATGGGGAACCCGCTGGGGATGAGCGGCACCTTCACCGACGGGATGGTGAGCGGCAAGCGCCCGCTGGAAGGGGTGGCGATGCTGCAGATCAGCGCGCCCATCTCCCCGGGCTCGTCGGGCGGGCCGGTGATGAACGAGCGCGGCGAGGTGATCGGCGTGGCCACGATGATGGTGATGGGCGGGCAGAACCTGAACATGGCGGTGCCGGTGCGGTATGCGCTGCCGATGGTGGCCAGCCGCGGCACGCCGCGCCCGTTCAGCCGCTCGGTCCTCGTCGCCAATCCGCACGCGGGGCTGGCGCTGGTGGGCGACCACCCGGAGCCGGCGCTGGACGGCGGGAGCGGCGCGGTGGTGCACCGCCGCCAGCCGCAGCGCGAGGTGGAAGACCAGCTGGCGGTGATCACGCCCATGCTGCAGGTGCGCGGGTTCGTGGCCGCCTTCCCGGTCGCAACCGGCAGCGCCGCCCGCGGCGGGGGAGACGCGCACGACTTCACGCTGGAGAAGGGCGTGTCGTACCTGATCACCGCGCGGTGCGACCGCGACTGCAGCAACGTGGACCTGGGTGTCTACGACCGCGGCGACCACCTGCTGCATAGCGACACCGACGACGACGACTATCCCACCATCTCCTTCACGCCGCCGGAGACGGGGACGTACCACGTGGCGGTGCGGGTCGCCCAGTGCAGCGCGGAGCCGTGCTCCTACGGCGTGGCCGTCTACCGCCGCGACATCGGCAACCGCCAGGCGTCGGCGTCCACGGGCAAGTAG